A single genomic interval of candidate division WOR-3 bacterium harbors:
- a CDS encoding hydrogenase iron-sulfur subunit, with amino-acid sequence MKPKSNKGNELGKDQSFEPKIVAFLCNWCSYAGADLAGVSRFQYPTNIRIIKVPCSGRINPLYIVKALYNGVDGVLVSGCHPGDCHYISGNYFARRKFALVKKFLEYVGIEPERVQFSWISAAEGVRFAQIIDKVTNDIRKLGPLTYFRRGSARTGDST; translated from the coding sequence ATGAAGCCTAAGAGTAATAAGGGGAACGAGTTGGGAAAAGACCAATCTTTTGAACCGAAGATTGTGGCGTTCTTATGCAATTGGTGTTCGTATGCCGGTGCGGATCTTGCCGGGGTAAGCAGATTCCAGTACCCTACCAACATTCGGATTATCAAAGTGCCGTGTTCGGGCCGGATCAATCCTCTTTACATAGTGAAAGCACTTTACAACGGCGTCGATGGAGTCCTGGTCTCTGGCTGCCATCCCGGAGACTGCCACTATATTAGTGGCAACTACTTTGCCCGGAGAAAATTCGCTCTCGTCAAGAAGTTCTTGGAATACGTCGGGATAGAGCCGGAGAGGGTTCAGTTTTCGTGGATTTCGGCAGCAGAAGGGGTAAGGTTTGCACAGATAATCGACAAGGTAACTAATGATATAAGGAAACTGGGGCCTCTTACATACTTCCGCAGAGGTTCTGCCAGAACAGGGGATTCAACATGA
- a CDS encoding CoB--CoM heterodisulfide reductase iron-sulfur subunit A family protein yields the protein MNTNDIHKKAMVIGGGIAGVQAALDLADSGVEVFLVERAPSIGGRMAQLDKTFPTNDCSLCILSPKLVEAANHPNINIITNAEVERVEGFAPRFAVKVRKKPRYVDEEKCTGCGICMTKCPVKIPDDFNVGLCDTRCIRIPFPQAVPAVAIIDSAHCIYFRRGKCRICERFCEPQAIDFNQKEELIDIEVGSIIVAAGLTEFSAVSKDEYGYKIFPNVITSMEFERILSASGPTQGHVLRPSDRKEPRKIAFLQCVGSRDSTTGNEYCSAICCMQAAKDAIIITEHLQNVEISVFGMDVRAYGKNFDKFIERAQTEHGTKFVRARVASVDINPTNDNLILHYEADGHTRKEEFELLILSVGLKASPYLRCLAMLLDVRLDDLGFVQTTTFTPVATSRPGIFVCGSISGPKDIPESVIEASGAASSAGAVLKEFPRRAIVVEHPTEVPVDDGDRPRIGVFVCRCGINIAASVDVAKVVEHAASQPYVVYSQELMFACSQDSQKLINDKIQEMGINRVVVAACTPRTHEPLFQNTLQNSGLNPYLFEFANIREQCSWVHQKEPGKATEKAKDLVEMSIRKAAYLESLSKTKLSVNKNVLVIGGGLAGMSAALDLAHQDFHVDLIEKDDQLGGNLRRLHYTLDGYETSTFREHLIDQVQTHPLINVHKNAEIESITGFIGNYRTAIKHGNGRNIGFSSTGIYEERAEINHGVVIVASGANESKPNEYLYGKDEHVITQRELEERIAAAEPSLQDLNSVVMIQCVGSRNERNPYCSRVCCSTAIKNAIRLKQLNPLVRVYVVYRDVRTYGLKEMYYKKAREAGIIFIQYDEGSEPVVDKVDSHLSVCVTEKIINKTLRFIPDLIVLSNGIVPSEGNKVLSQALKVPLGTDGFFLEAHVKLRPVDFATDGVFVCGLAHYPKDISETIAQAKASASRAITILSKDEIESEAKVAYVHESRCNGCGLCAEICAYKALEIDPERQVAVLNSALCKGCGTCAASCRSCAIDIRGFRDEQVLAALDVLRWDKK from the coding sequence ATGAACACGAACGATATCCACAAGAAGGCAATGGTGATTGGTGGTGGGATTGCGGGCGTGCAGGCAGCCTTGGATCTGGCAGATTCTGGAGTCGAGGTATTTCTCGTGGAACGGGCCCCGAGTATTGGAGGCCGAATGGCTCAGCTTGACAAGACATTCCCCACTAATGACTGCTCGCTATGTATTCTATCGCCCAAACTTGTGGAAGCTGCAAATCATCCGAACATTAATATTATCACCAATGCGGAAGTCGAAAGAGTCGAGGGTTTTGCGCCGCGTTTTGCGGTCAAGGTACGCAAGAAGCCGCGCTATGTCGATGAAGAGAAGTGTACCGGTTGTGGTATCTGTATGACAAAATGTCCAGTTAAGATACCGGATGATTTTAATGTGGGTTTGTGCGATACACGGTGTATACGTATTCCATTTCCTCAGGCAGTACCAGCAGTGGCGATTATCGATAGTGCACACTGTATATATTTCAGGCGTGGTAAGTGCCGCATATGTGAGAGGTTTTGTGAACCACAGGCCATAGATTTCAATCAGAAAGAAGAGTTGATTGACATCGAAGTAGGGAGTATCATCGTTGCCGCCGGGTTGACAGAATTCAGTGCAGTTTCAAAGGACGAATACGGTTACAAGATATTTCCCAATGTGATCACCAGTATGGAGTTTGAGCGCATACTTAGCGCCTCTGGTCCAACGCAGGGCCATGTGCTCAGACCTTCGGATAGGAAAGAACCAAGGAAAATCGCCTTCCTCCAGTGTGTCGGGTCGCGTGATTCGACAACCGGCAATGAATATTGTTCGGCTATCTGTTGCATGCAAGCAGCCAAAGATGCAATAATAATCACCGAGCATCTTCAGAATGTAGAAATCTCCGTCTTTGGTATGGATGTAAGGGCGTACGGTAAGAATTTCGACAAATTCATCGAGCGTGCGCAAACCGAACACGGAACTAAATTTGTCAGGGCTCGTGTCGCATCAGTCGATATCAATCCGACAAATGACAATCTAATTCTACATTACGAGGCTGACGGGCATACGAGAAAAGAAGAATTCGAATTGCTCATACTTTCCGTTGGCCTCAAAGCTTCGCCTTATCTGAGGTGTCTTGCGATGCTGCTCGATGTCCGTTTGGACGATCTGGGATTCGTCCAGACAACAACATTCACACCAGTTGCGACGTCGCGGCCCGGCATATTTGTCTGTGGTAGCATTTCAGGTCCGAAAGATATACCCGAATCTGTCATTGAGGCAAGCGGTGCAGCTTCATCGGCCGGTGCGGTGCTGAAGGAATTTCCCCGAAGGGCCATTGTCGTTGAACATCCGACTGAAGTTCCGGTAGACGATGGAGATCGACCCAGGATAGGTGTTTTTGTCTGTCGTTGTGGGATCAATATTGCCGCGTCAGTTGATGTTGCGAAAGTTGTCGAGCATGCAGCCAGCCAGCCGTATGTTGTCTACAGTCAGGAACTCATGTTTGCATGTTCGCAGGATTCACAGAAGTTGATTAACGATAAGATACAGGAGATGGGGATCAATCGTGTCGTAGTAGCGGCATGCACGCCGCGGACCCATGAACCGCTCTTTCAGAATACACTTCAGAATTCTGGGCTGAATCCGTACCTGTTCGAATTCGCTAATATCCGCGAGCAGTGCTCATGGGTTCACCAGAAAGAGCCGGGAAAAGCAACGGAAAAAGCCAAGGACCTTGTTGAAATGTCAATTCGCAAGGCTGCCTACCTTGAGTCCCTGAGCAAGACGAAATTGAGTGTAAACAAGAACGTGCTGGTTATTGGGGGCGGGTTAGCAGGCATGAGTGCAGCATTGGATCTCGCACACCAGGATTTTCATGTTGACCTCATTGAGAAGGATGATCAACTGGGTGGTAATCTACGGCGTCTGCATTATACCCTGGATGGCTACGAGACGAGCACGTTTCGCGAACATCTTATAGATCAGGTTCAAACACATCCGTTGATCAACGTGCATAAGAATGCGGAAATCGAGTCGATAACTGGCTTCATTGGAAACTATAGAACTGCGATCAAACATGGCAATGGCAGGAACATCGGATTTAGCAGTACAGGTATTTACGAAGAACGTGCGGAAATCAACCATGGCGTAGTGATCGTTGCCTCCGGTGCCAATGAGTCCAAACCGAATGAATATCTTTACGGCAAGGATGAGCACGTGATTACGCAGCGCGAATTAGAGGAAAGAATAGCAGCCGCTGAACCTTCCTTACAGGATCTTAATTCAGTTGTCATGATCCAGTGTGTCGGTTCGCGCAATGAGAGGAACCCGTATTGCAGTAGGGTTTGTTGCAGTACTGCGATAAAGAACGCAATAAGATTGAAGCAATTGAACCCACTTGTGCGTGTTTATGTCGTGTACAGGGATGTGAGGACATACGGGTTAAAAGAGATGTACTATAAAAAAGCACGTGAGGCAGGTATTATTTTCATCCAGTATGATGAAGGCTCAGAACCTGTGGTAGATAAGGTCGATTCGCATTTGTCCGTTTGCGTGACTGAAAAGATAATCAACAAAACACTGAGGTTTATCCCTGACCTCATTGTTCTGAGCAACGGGATAGTACCGAGTGAAGGCAACAAGGTATTATCGCAAGCCCTGAAAGTCCCTTTGGGTACGGATGGCTTTTTCCTTGAAGCACACGTAAAGCTGCGACCGGTTGATTTTGCTACAGACGGGGTTTTTGTCTGCGGGCTTGCACACTATCCAAAAGACATCAGTGAGACAATTGCACAGGCAAAGGCGTCAGCGTCAAGGGCAATAACCATCCTGAGTAAGGATGAGATCGAATCAGAAGCAAAGGTGGCATACGTTCACGAGAGCCGCTGTAACGGGTGCGGTCTGTGTGCTGAAATTTGCGCTTACAAGGCATTGGAGATAGATCCGGAAAGACAAGTTGCGGTTTTGAATTCAGCATTGTGTAAAGGGTGTGGTACCTGCGCTGCTTCCTGTCGATCGTGCGCGATTGATATCAGAGGATTTAGAGATGAACAGGTACTGGCAGCATTGGACGTGCTGCGTTGGGATAAGAAGTAA
- a CDS encoding hydrogenase iron-sulfur subunit encodes MEDFQPKIIIFCCNWCSYAGADLAGVSRLQIDPNFRVIRTMCSGRIEPEFILSAFEKGADGVMITGCHPGDCHYINGNYKTLRRYHFMKVLLEELGIDTRRIGLKFISAGEGIEFQKTVNNFVDQVRQLGPNHYGHKE; translated from the coding sequence ATGGAAGATTTTCAACCGAAGATAATAATATTCTGCTGTAACTGGTGTTCGTACGCCGGTGCCGATCTGGCAGGCGTTTCACGTTTACAGATTGACCCTAACTTTCGGGTAATAAGGACAATGTGCTCAGGGCGAATTGAACCGGAGTTCATTTTGAGCGCGTTTGAAAAAGGAGCCGATGGTGTTATGATAACAGGCTGTCATCCTGGAGATTGTCACTATATTAACGGTAATTACAAAACACTCAGAAGGTATCATTTCATGAAAGTGCTTCTGGAAGAATTGGGTATCGATACAAGACGCATTGGATTGAAGTTCATCTCGGCAGGTGAAGGCATTGAATTTCAGAAGACGGTCAATAATTTTGTTGACCAGGTGAGGCAATTAGGCCCGAATCATTATGGACATAAGGAGTAG
- a CDS encoding 4Fe-4S ferredoxin: protein MKRVESELIENVEELLREKKVDLFIGYESGSLPLQTSPCFVTQQEDVQKLVWNSFCANNLSVYLSSLMRELPASTKVGILCKGCDSRSLVNLIVEKQVKREDVVIVGISCPGIVNIDKITNKLDGRKVLEVEENDEEIILKYDVGEDRFSRMDNLYESCKNCVHPTPSVYDVLIRVGEHSPKSVTPDPMIAEFSQKSRTERWQIFEQELSRCVRCYACRNACPNCYCKECFAEQTKPRWFGLTNELSDVLFYHIVRILHQAGRCVDCGACARACPEKINLRLFTRVLVDEVRERFDYVPGLSPNDSPLLAMFSNDDSQEFMVEAD from the coding sequence ATGAAACGAGTCGAGTCCGAACTAATTGAAAACGTAGAAGAACTTCTGAGGGAGAAGAAAGTAGATCTCTTTATAGGTTATGAGAGTGGTTCTCTGCCGCTTCAGACGTCTCCATGCTTTGTCACACAGCAGGAAGATGTACAAAAGTTGGTATGGAACAGCTTTTGCGCGAACAATCTTTCAGTATACCTGAGCTCGCTCATGCGGGAACTGCCAGCAAGTACTAAGGTCGGCATTCTCTGCAAGGGTTGTGATAGCCGTTCTCTTGTCAACCTCATTGTTGAAAAACAGGTGAAAAGGGAAGATGTGGTAATAGTGGGGATATCATGCCCGGGTATCGTAAATATCGACAAAATAACTAACAAATTGGATGGCCGGAAGGTATTAGAGGTTGAGGAAAACGATGAAGAAATTATTCTGAAATATGATGTTGGCGAGGATCGATTCAGCAGAATGGATAATTTGTACGAATCCTGCAAGAATTGCGTTCACCCGACACCGAGCGTATACGATGTTCTCATTCGCGTCGGTGAACACTCGCCAAAATCAGTAACTCCTGATCCAATGATCGCTGAATTCAGTCAGAAAAGTCGGACAGAGCGGTGGCAGATATTCGAGCAGGAGTTGTCGCGTTGTGTTAGATGCTATGCATGCCGGAATGCGTGCCCAAACTGCTACTGCAAAGAGTGCTTTGCCGAGCAGACCAAACCGCGCTGGTTCGGTTTGACAAATGAGTTGTCCGATGTGTTATTCTACCATATAGTAAGAATACTTCATCAGGCAGGAAGATGCGTTGATTGCGGTGCATGCGCGCGAGCCTGCCCCGAAAAAATAAATCTAAGGTTGTTCACGCGCGTGCTGGTTGATGAAGTCAGGGAACGGTTTGATTACGTACCCGGGCTTTCCCCAAACGATTCACCGCTACTGGCGATGTTCTCCAACGATGACAGCCAAGAATTCATGGTTGAAGCCGATTAA
- a CDS encoding FAD-dependent oxidoreductase, with protein MKKRRSIKKKMGDGLQDSKKESALVSLLIDGIPVKVEPGTTILQAASAVNIKIPTLCYHEALSPYGACRLCVVEIKKNGWRKIQASCVCRAEEGCEVQTSTPELDNIRRMMIELIMARAPESKRVQDMAERLGVSQTRFTPRNDDCILCGLCVRMCSERMGQSVIGFAGRGDKRKISTPFDIQSERCLVCGACFSICPCASDSLRKLSNRPPRPLYDEFDQGLRQRSVIRIPFPQAVPNAAIIDKEHCVHFLDDKCKICQDLCEAKAIDFGQVDKLIDLRVGSIIVSSGSDVHKGKMKREFGYGRYDNVVTSIEFERILSASGPFHGHVLRPGDKKEPRRIAFVQCVGSRDEAHDYCSSVCCMYATKEAIIAKEHAPHLDCTIFCMDIRAFGKGFDEYYEKAMKSGIRYIHCRPASIDEVPGTKNIIIKYSDECEKTVLKEYDLVVLSCGLEPSRYLANLAERLDISVNKRGFFKTATFSPVESSREGIFVCGPCTEPKDIPETVTQSSAAAAKAMELLKDVRGTMITAKQYPPELPVHDQEPRIGVFVCHCGINIGGYVDVPQVLEYTRSLSKVVYAESNLYTCSQDSQKRMIELIGQHKLNRIVVASCTPRTHEPLFRETVREAGLNPYLFEMANIRDQCSWIHMNDPLAATRKAKDLVRMAVAKAGALAALKRVEIKVIQKALVIGGGVAGMAASLSLARQGFEVILVEKEHELGGNTRHIYYTIEENGVQDFLKKMVKEVYENDSIRVYTKANVESVSGFVGNYVSEIIVENGSRVICEHGVIIVATGAQEFTPDEYLYGQDDRVVTQRELEEMIADRDPAMSEVKSVVMIQCVGSRDDAHLYCSRRCCSQAMKNSLRLLEMNPNVKIYVLYRDVRTYGFKEEFYTEAREKGVLFIRFDSSNRPAVHGNNGSLKVVAFESLMQRNIEIKPDLLVLSAGIVPNTDNKRIAKMLKVPLNSDGYFLEAHVKLRPVDFATEGVFVAGLAHSPKFIIEAIAQAEASAARAATILANDKYYAEATISHVNEELCVGCGLCSNLCPYEAIEIKVKEGKRVSEVNEALCKGCGTCVAACASGAMDQYGFTKRQILGMISTLREW; from the coding sequence ATGAAAAAACGCAGGAGCATAAAGAAGAAAATGGGAGATGGACTGCAGGATTCCAAGAAAGAAAGCGCGCTCGTTTCTTTGCTAATCGATGGTATTCCGGTGAAGGTGGAGCCAGGTACGACGATACTTCAGGCCGCGAGTGCAGTCAATATCAAGATCCCAACACTCTGTTATCACGAAGCCCTAAGCCCCTATGGCGCCTGTCGGTTATGCGTCGTTGAAATCAAGAAAAATGGGTGGCGCAAAATCCAGGCCTCCTGTGTCTGCCGTGCTGAAGAGGGTTGCGAGGTACAAACGTCGACGCCCGAGTTGGATAATATTCGAAGGATGATGATTGAACTCATCATGGCGCGTGCCCCTGAGTCCAAGAGAGTACAGGATATGGCAGAAAGGCTTGGTGTTAGTCAAACGCGTTTTACGCCGAGAAATGATGACTGCATACTCTGCGGACTATGTGTGAGAATGTGCAGCGAGCGCATGGGGCAAAGTGTCATCGGATTTGCCGGTCGTGGCGACAAGCGAAAGATTTCAACGCCTTTTGATATTCAGTCAGAGAGATGCTTAGTGTGCGGAGCGTGTTTCTCTATTTGCCCCTGTGCCTCTGATAGTCTAAGGAAATTGAGCAATAGACCGCCAAGGCCCTTGTATGATGAATTTGACCAGGGACTACGGCAAAGATCAGTGATCCGCATTCCTTTTCCACAAGCCGTGCCGAACGCAGCGATCATTGACAAAGAGCACTGTGTACACTTCTTGGATGATAAGTGCAAGATTTGCCAGGATTTGTGCGAGGCGAAAGCGATCGACTTCGGGCAGGTGGACAAGCTGATTGATCTACGTGTGGGGTCGATCATAGTTTCCAGCGGTTCTGATGTACATAAAGGTAAGATGAAGCGCGAATTCGGTTATGGCAGGTATGACAATGTCGTAACCTCCATTGAATTCGAGAGAATACTTTCCGCGTCAGGGCCATTCCACGGTCATGTTCTAAGACCTGGAGACAAGAAAGAGCCTAGACGAATTGCCTTTGTGCAGTGTGTAGGTTCGAGGGACGAGGCGCATGACTACTGTTCGTCTGTATGTTGCATGTATGCTACAAAAGAAGCGATCATTGCCAAAGAGCATGCACCTCACCTTGATTGCACGATATTCTGCATGGATATCAGGGCATTCGGCAAAGGGTTTGATGAATACTATGAGAAGGCGATGAAGAGTGGTATTCGTTACATACACTGCCGACCTGCATCAATTGATGAAGTGCCCGGTACCAAGAATATAATTATCAAATACTCTGATGAGTGTGAAAAAACCGTGCTTAAAGAGTACGACTTAGTTGTTTTGTCATGTGGCTTGGAACCATCGCGGTACTTAGCGAATTTGGCCGAACGACTTGATATTAGCGTGAACAAGAGAGGTTTTTTTAAGACCGCTACATTCAGTCCGGTGGAATCGAGCAGGGAAGGCATATTTGTCTGCGGACCGTGCACCGAGCCTAAAGATATACCGGAGACCGTCACTCAATCTTCGGCCGCTGCGGCAAAAGCAATGGAATTATTGAAGGACGTGCGCGGCACGATGATAACGGCGAAGCAGTATCCGCCCGAGTTGCCAGTGCATGATCAGGAGCCAAGGATCGGGGTTTTTGTTTGTCACTGCGGTATAAACATCGGCGGTTATGTTGATGTGCCACAGGTCTTGGAGTACACGAGGAGCCTGTCTAAGGTTGTTTATGCTGAAAGCAATCTCTATACATGTTCTCAGGATAGTCAGAAAAGAATGATCGAGTTGATTGGGCAACACAAGCTCAATCGTATTGTCGTTGCTTCCTGCACGCCCCGAACGCACGAGCCGCTCTTCCGCGAAACCGTGCGGGAGGCAGGTCTAAATCCGTATCTTTTTGAGATGGCAAACATTCGTGATCAGTGTTCGTGGATTCATATGAACGACCCACTGGCTGCTACCCGGAAAGCCAAGGATCTCGTCAGGATGGCAGTTGCCAAAGCGGGTGCGCTTGCCGCGCTTAAGCGCGTTGAGATCAAAGTTATACAGAAGGCGCTGGTAATAGGCGGCGGGGTCGCCGGGATGGCTGCAAGTTTATCTCTGGCAAGGCAAGGATTCGAGGTTATCTTGGTTGAAAAGGAACATGAACTCGGCGGCAACACCAGGCACATCTATTATACGATTGAGGAAAACGGTGTTCAGGATTTTCTCAAGAAAATGGTAAAGGAAGTCTATGAAAATGATTCGATCAGGGTGTACACAAAAGCAAATGTGGAATCGGTTTCCGGTTTTGTTGGCAATTATGTCAGTGAGATCATTGTCGAAAATGGGTCAAGAGTAATATGCGAACACGGTGTAATTATCGTAGCAACCGGCGCACAGGAATTTACGCCAGATGAGTATCTATATGGACAGGACGATAGAGTCGTTACGCAACGCGAATTGGAGGAAATGATCGCTGATCGTGATCCTGCTATGTCGGAGGTCAAATCTGTTGTGATGATACAATGTGTTGGGTCAAGGGACGATGCTCATCTCTATTGCAGTAGAAGGTGTTGTTCGCAGGCTATGAAGAACTCACTGAGACTTCTTGAGATGAATCCGAATGTCAAGATCTATGTTTTGTACCGCGATGTGAGGACGTATGGTTTCAAAGAGGAATTCTATACGGAGGCGCGCGAAAAAGGCGTTTTGTTCATACGTTTCGATAGTTCCAATCGACCTGCGGTTCATGGCAATAATGGGTCTTTGAAAGTTGTGGCATTTGAATCCCTGATGCAAAGGAATATTGAAATCAAACCCGACCTTCTTGTGTTGTCGGCGGGTATCGTTCCGAACACAGATAACAAACGAATTGCGAAAATGCTCAAAGTACCACTGAATAGTGACGGTTACTTTCTCGAAGCGCACGTCAAATTAAGACCGGTAGATTTCGCCACCGAAGGCGTTTTCGTTGCCGGTCTCGCCCATAGTCCTAAGTTCATCATTGAGGCAATAGCTCAAGCAGAGGCTTCAGCAGCGCGAGCCGCAACGATCCTTGCAAATGACAAGTACTACGCTGAAGCGACGATCTCACACGTTAACGAGGAACTCTGCGTTGGCTGCGGATTGTGCAGCAACCTGTGTCCATATGAAGCAATTGAGATCAAAGTGAAGGAAGGGAAACGTGTCTCAGAAGTCAACGAGGCTCTGTGCAAAGGCTGTGGTACATGCGTCGCCGCCTGCGCTTCCGGGGCGATGGATCAATATGGATTTACGAAAAGGCAGATACTGGGCATGATCAGTACACTAAGGGAGTGGTAA
- a CDS encoding 4Fe-4S dicluster domain-containing protein, whose amino-acid sequence MSEEQVINVSELDAKFADEVISYPGGEHLRKCFACGTCTAGCPVSEIDENYSPRRLIRQILFGMRKEVLTSPAIWYCLVCYRCFAHCPQNVNFPDLMQVLRYIAIREKYAAPDIVERISEIDKRVQILRHDLIKYDVTKQEH is encoded by the coding sequence ATGAGCGAAGAACAGGTCATAAATGTTAGTGAGCTGGATGCGAAATTCGCCGATGAGGTCATTTCGTACCCAGGTGGCGAGCATCTAAGGAAATGCTTCGCCTGCGGGACGTGCACAGCAGGGTGTCCGGTCAGCGAGATCGATGAGAACTACAGTCCGAGGCGTTTAATACGTCAGATTTTGTTCGGTATGCGTAAAGAAGTGTTGACTTCCCCTGCAATCTGGTACTGCCTCGTCTGTTATCGGTGCTTTGCTCATTGTCCTCAGAACGTCAACTTCCCAGATTTGATGCAGGTGCTTCGTTACATCGCCATTCGAGAAAAATATGCGGCACCGGATATTGTCGAACGGATAAGTGAGATTGACAAACGTGTGCAGATATTACGGCATGACTTAATAAAATATGATGTTACAAAACAAGAGCATTGA
- a CDS encoding NADH-quinone oxidoreductase subunit NuoF, which translates to MPNNSADNYITAKQSSLRVKRYCISICGGTGCHAYKCEKVSEAFVEEIKRRQVEADIEVKTTGCHGFCERGPIVVIYPDHTFYQRVKPEDASLVIESLLNGKKVVEHLLYVDPITQERVTSVDEVSFYKKQCRLILGNNGKVDPEKIEDYLAVDGYNALRSVLFGMAPKAVVDEMKKSGLRGRGGAGFLTGQKWEICRRADGETKYIVCNADEGDPGAYMDRSVLEGNPHSVLEGMAIGAYAIGAEEGIVYVRTEYPLAIKNLRTAIKQAQQANFLGDDILGSGFNFSVRICQGAGAFVCGEETALIASIEGERSPEPRVRPPYPAESGLWGHPTNINNVETWASVPLIINRGAAWYAAIGTEKSKGTKIFSLVGKVNNTGLVEVPMGIALREIIYDIGGGIPHNKKFKAVQTGGPSGGCVPASLLDLPVDYESLTAVGSMMGSGGMVVMDEDTCMVDVAKYFLNFLKDESCGKCTSCREGIAQMYDIVLRITQGKGQDDDIVLLESLGQIVQAASMCGFGQTAANPVVSTIRYFRDEYKAHIQERRCPALVCKDLISYTIDPERCGGCVVCAKACPCGAIIGEPKKVHKIDQKKCIKCGICHTSCPPKFRAVSIVSPVIS; encoded by the coding sequence CATCATTGCGGGTAAAGCGATACTGCATTAGTATTTGCGGCGGTACAGGATGCCACGCGTACAAGTGTGAAAAGGTTAGTGAAGCGTTTGTTGAGGAAATAAAAAGAAGGCAGGTAGAAGCTGATATTGAAGTCAAGACCACGGGCTGTCACGGATTTTGTGAGAGGGGTCCGATTGTCGTCATATATCCTGATCACACTTTCTATCAGAGGGTAAAACCCGAGGACGCGTCACTTGTCATTGAAAGCCTTCTGAACGGCAAGAAAGTCGTCGAGCATTTGCTGTACGTTGATCCAATCACGCAAGAGAGGGTGACGAGTGTCGATGAAGTATCATTCTATAAGAAGCAGTGCCGATTGATCCTTGGTAACAACGGTAAGGTGGATCCGGAGAAAATCGAGGATTACCTTGCCGTTGACGGCTATAATGCGCTCAGATCGGTGCTGTTCGGCATGGCTCCAAAGGCTGTGGTTGATGAGATGAAGAAATCTGGCTTGCGTGGGCGTGGCGGTGCTGGTTTCTTAACCGGCCAGAAATGGGAGATCTGCAGGCGCGCAGATGGTGAAACAAAGTATATCGTATGCAATGCTGATGAAGGTGATCCCGGCGCCTACATGGATCGAAGCGTCTTAGAAGGCAACCCCCATAGTGTATTAGAAGGAATGGCCATAGGTGCCTATGCAATCGGCGCAGAAGAAGGGATCGTCTACGTGCGTACCGAGTATCCTCTGGCAATAAAGAATCTTCGGACGGCTATTAAACAGGCCCAGCAAGCCAATTTTCTTGGCGACGATATACTAGGTAGTGGATTCAACTTTTCGGTGCGGATATGTCAGGGCGCTGGTGCTTTTGTCTGTGGTGAAGAGACGGCTCTGATAGCGTCTATTGAAGGTGAACGTTCACCAGAACCCAGGGTCAGGCCGCCGTATCCTGCTGAAAGCGGTCTCTGGGGTCATCCGACGAATATCAACAATGTCGAAACGTGGGCTAGCGTGCCGCTTATCATCAACAGAGGGGCAGCGTGGTACGCTGCCATCGGGACCGAGAAGAGCAAGGGTACTAAGATATTCTCATTGGTTGGAAAGGTGAATAATACCGGTCTGGTCGAAGTGCCGATGGGGATTGCACTACGGGAAATCATTTATGATATAGGTGGGGGTATTCCACATAATAAGAAATTCAAGGCCGTGCAGACAGGGGGACCATCGGGTGGATGTGTTCCGGCGAGTCTTCTTGATCTTCCCGTTGATTATGAAAGCCTGACCGCGGTTGGTTCAATGATGGGCTCGGGGGGAATGGTGGTCATGGATGAGGATACGTGCATGGTTGATGTGGCAAAATACTTCCTCAATTTTCTGAAGGACGAATCATGCGGCAAGTGCACTTCGTGCAGGGAGGGCATAGCGCAGATGTATGACATAGTTCTTCGCATAACCCAGGGCAAAGGTCAAGATGATGATATCGTGCTGCTCGAGAGTCTTGGCCAGATCGTCCAGGCCGCTTCGATGTGTGGGTTCGGTCAAACGGCTGCAAACCCAGTGGTATCAACGATAAGGTATTTCCGAGATGAATACAAGGCTCATATCCAAGAGAGACGCTGTCCGGCGTTGGTATGCAAGGATTTAATTTCTTACACAATTGATCCAGAAAGATGCGGAGGCTGTGTGGTATGTGCAAAGGCTTGCCCGTGCGGGGCTATAATCGGGGAGCCGAAGAAAGTACACAAAATAGACCAGAAAAAATGCATAAAGTGCGGCATCTGCCATACCAGCTGTCCGCCCAAGTTTAGAGCCGTCAGCATCGTGTCACCGGTGATATCATGA